aaaaaactaaaaatatctTATATTGTGTGATATTTACGAGGACCATAGAATCAAAGTTAGTTTTATGCAAgttttgttataatattagttagctTATAATTGCCAGCTTGTCATTACATCTAATTCGCTCGATTAACTCGGataacatacttacttatgatAAAGAATACTTGTAACAAATTACACTGCATCTGTATTAGTTTGTAGATATAGGCCGCGTTAATTAAGAAACTAATCTAAAATGGCAAGCGTCATATAAGTGGTGGCTGGAGTATTGATAGAGCTACAGTAACAATGAGAAGTAGGATGGGTCTGTCCGCCATTTAAGATTCGATTTATATCGACGCGGCTTTTATCTATAGAAAAGTATTGTATACTGTTccaaaaacatttatatttatgtgaatTATAGGAATGGTGGTACAATGAATATTAATTTGTATCATGGATATGCATAGTGTCCGAGTGATGGGTGCTTTTTGTAGCTACTTATGTAGTTAATCAATATCTCAATAGTAATAGCATCATGATtgtaatatgtaggtataccaaaGGTATAATTCTATTTATTGATAtgaaaattatgtacaattttaaatatgtatctatagcattattaattaatttattatatttttagattttaaaCTCATAATGTCCATGACCACTACGAGGAAATCACTACTAATAATCGTTATAGAAGATTACATTTTATGATCTCATTTTAATGGCAAAAGATCTTACGCCTCatatttgtaataatgtacttataagtTTTAGCGAAACAagatattttgttaataaaaatctatttaagTCCACAGAAAAACATCAACTATAATCATAACTTACTCTCTAGCATACTTTTTAGAGGGTCTGTAATGTAAATAAGATATAAGTGTAGCTATAAAACATTCACATTGGTGCATAGTTCAAGCTGAGAAAAACATTGGATCCATCTCCCATATAtagataattaattactctaCATTACTTTGACCCTGCGCCAGTATGGATGAAGCCCAATTTCCTGGCTTTTGTGATCGTCTTAATAAGCTACCTACactacatatatttttaacttatAATTGTGATGTTTTGGCTGTTacagcattattattattgattaaataatacataatatgctAATAAGAATCAatctatttatgaaaatatattaaaagttgttattatactatacaagcaaaagaaaatgtaaaaaaaaaacaaataaatgttgttgatgaatatttattcagTGTTTTCTTGTTCGTCGTTAGAAGGTTCCTCCTCATCATCTTGTTCTGGGGTCTCCCACCACGGCAGCAGGCCGAGCCCAGGCTCGTTGATTCCTCCAATAAGTTTGTATGGTGCTACACTTTGTACAGCACACTCCGAGCCCGGTGGACCACTGGGAAGGCATTCTTCGAAAGCTTCACTAGTGACGCGAAATCGTATTGATTCACCTGGAAGAATAAATTGAAACCTTGTAGTCCTTataatagtattttattttgattttgacaGAAATATTGGGATACCTGAGTCCATAAATAAGTCATGTGTCTCCCCGTCTTCTTTTGGATATTCCCAAACCCATGCCTGGTCTGTCTCATCAAAGCGTGACGGATGTTGTAAAGCATTCACTGGTATTAGTATGTCGTCAAAGAATCCAAGGGTGACTGAAAATTACAGAATATTATTCAGagattgaaataaatacatataataaaagttgttGAGTGACTTCAAGCCAAGTTAGACATCTATGTAATTATGATACTAAACCATTCCTTATTTTCCCCCAAATTGATCCAGATGGGAATGTTTATAAGCAATTGCAATtgcggagcggtggtagctcagtcgggtaagggCCCGCTACTCAtacaagagatgcgggttcgaatcccactgccactgacatgtaccaatggtttcttttaacttaagtacaatgtataccatcactcttacggtgaaggaaaacatcgtgaggaaacctgcatatctagatttagcacatctagatatgtgaacccaccaacccgcagtggaccagcgtggtgggaaatggtccaagcttaggaaggcagtttagaccttggggatatgcacaaaggttccactcgagagagccaggtgcaggtacttacacccccacagagaatagaatagaataagcaattattgtgatttatagttataattataaaaaattaccatGTACACCTTCTCTACTACAGCTTCTTATTTTTCCTATAAGTATTTCTTCTACAAACGGCCtaaatacaatatacctaaattTAACCTCTGTGTGTGACGACCCATCTCCAGGGAATATGTGCGAGTCTCCTATATGCGTTATATCAAATAAAGCTATACATAATCCAACATTCAGAACTACCTAGAAATAAAAGGTCAGATTAATAGGAATTATTTGCTAAGTTCCAATGCCGGATTCAATGTAATATAGGTTATGAATACCTTATTTGCAAGTTTTCTATTTAACAAAGTGGTTATAGACTCTGTTAGACTTTGATGAAAATATTCAGGTTCTATACGTATAACATCTTTCATTTCAGCTAGGACAAACAttgttttacaaaatttaatttagaattattTACTATTCGCGGGTGATCacatttgtttgttgttgtttaatTCTAGTCTATGGTTGTTTAATTGTGTGGTTGACACTTGACAGTTTTAATACCACAGAGTAATTTTACGAgaccgttattattctgagacgCAAATGAAAAAGAGGATTAAAAGTGAGTACACCTTTTTATCGCTTTTGCCTGTATTGTACCATTCGTAAGAACGTTACATTACACAGAAATTCTCAACAAAATGTTGTAACGAAGtgtttttttcctcagtgatGTTGTCATCTATCTATACCCACCAAGCAAATTTGCTTTGTGTCTATACCCACCTTAACGTTTCGGGAAAGCTCTTTGGGTGGCCAGTGCAGCAGTGGTCATGAACAATggtctcagaataataacgttCCCTCGCTATGGCCATACATTTTGAAAAGTGGCGCCCGCGCCCCTGTATTACAtttgtacatatatttatcatacataatacagggcagattggagcaacgaaggtcaacgaaacctgttcgttggcgttcgtttggccggtctgtaatGGCCGGTGTGAAGCTTaataacaaatacaaatagcCAAGTACATATTAAAACCAATGAAGTACCGGAAGTAGACTATGAATACGAACAATcctcaaataataactttttgtCTGTGACACTGAGTGAACGAAATCGAAACAGAACTAAAAACTTCATtctatttcaaatttcaaaataatacttCAAAAATAACCTCAAAAGAATACaagatattttatgaaataaataaaaagtaaaacatCTATTAAATGCATAATCTATCTTAGGTGTCGGATAGATTTACTATGTGCAAAGGGTTCATATGAGTGAAAGTTCAGTGGTACTGTGTTAAATTAAAacgattaattaaataaacaacaatGGAGTTTGCTGAAGCTATACCGGTTTCTTTCAAAGAAATCACTCCAAACCATTATAATTCTGAGAAATGGAAAGAAGTCGTACTGAACACAGGTAAATAGTCAATATAAAATGGTAAAATCTGTGAATTACGTGCCTGTACTctttgtaagtaataataaccTTGGTATTCTTTATTTACCCTAAGCAAAAGTTTTCATCATCTAAATAGGGCCCTAAGGCCAAGACAGACAGACTTAGAAGTATGTATCTGTCGCAGTAAGATAGTTATAGCCGTAATATAGTtatatccctagggatatgattatatgtatacctGAACATAGTTATACGAAAGCGATTCATTACTATCTCACTAGGGATATAGTTATAAAACGGACCAAGTTTAGTCACAAGTTTAGTAGAAGCAGGGTTTATTGATATATTACAATGGGTCATTAACATATAAGATaacttaataccgcgatgtagtttgcgggatagtgacatctatgtATAATACAAGAAAGCTGTTTGATAACTGAACATACCGCCCACCAAGAAGGTACGTTCTTCATAACCACCCTCACCATGAGGTCAAGGGGGTACCACAAGATTTGCAATGTATTgatgaattataattatgtaggtagatacAATGACAACCATTTATATTCAAGACTTTACCAGTTTCATGCAGTATCTAGTAACACTTCGTaatcaataaatataacaacaaCCTGCAAGAAGGCAGGTAACATGTAGGCAGACCAAAACTCCATCCAAAAATATTCCCAACTAAGCctttctaaaaataaataaccttTATTAGATTATGTttccttttattataatttgattGATTAAGATTTCTGATCTTGTGAATATGTTTCAGGAGGAACACACAGCACCCTACAAGACATCAAACTACCAGCAAAAGCTGGTGGTTACTGGTACCAGGACTCAAAAAAAGCCAGTACAAGAAACAGATTCATATACTGGTAAAcctcttaaaatatattaactgAATATAATCTTACTAAATCTGTGTATCCAGTAGACATAAATTGCAAGTGTTTGGCAACATTGCTagacaaaatacaaacattgaacAAAAGTTCCGCTCACAATTTAAACATGTTGTGCAGTTTGGATGTTCCATAGTGGATATATGCAGATTTAAGTATTAAGAAAAACTATGATTACTTATAATTTACATGTTTGCAGGCAAACCACACCAGATGCTATAGAGCTCACAGAAGCATCTTTGGACATCAACCTGTCGGGAGCCAACTTGAGATGCAAAGTGGCTCCAGGCACCCCCCCTTTGAACGGGATGTCAGTCTGGGAAAGACCAATGTCACGCGAGGTGGTAATCCTGGCCGCCACAGTCTCCTCCGTTCACCGACTGGTGTTCCCTCATCCAGATGTGCTGGACAAAAAGGTAATAGACATATACCACTTGATTGTGTGTTCAATGGATATATCTTATTTGTATTGGCTAAGAAATTGATTAAAGGTTTATAGGTCCCTGCATACAAAATGCATAGGTAATAGGTGTTTTAACTGTGATACTGACTAGAATGTATTTTCAAGAGTGATAGCAAACTGTAGGCTCTACCTATCTTTCTAGCTgataatcataatgattaaCTACTGAAAACACTGTATGCCTACTGtgaattaattaatgtttctTCAACTTTCAGGCTACCTTTGGATCACTGAGCACCACAACACCCTCCATATTCCATGATACATCGTCATTGAACAatcctaataattattttcttctgAATCAATATTCAAATTCAAGTAAGATTCttgatttattattagttaagtattCCATTAAATAAGTGAATTGCAAGAAGCACATTGTAAAGAAATAGGCAACAAGGAAAACATAGTAAAGAAATTGGTAACAACTTCAACCAGCAAAACACAGTGCACTAGTATCTTAGGAAACTATCAACCTTGGAATGGAGCCATCCcctattaagtatttatagacACATGATGTAGTTgttagtgactctgactgctataccgaaggtcccggtccgatacccatattataGGCTgagcctagtttggggtcggatggccgtatGAGATGTCCCTATATAATTTGTAGGTGTCGGCGTGGCGCACACATGCGCCTCAATGCTGCGCGACAACGGCGAGGCGGTGTTCGCTCTAGCATTCGGCTACGGCGGCGAGGGCGGGCTGCTGCTGGTGAAGCTGCCCTTGGCCGGAGCCGCCGTCAGCTACCAGCTGAAGAGGGAGTCTACTGTGCCGCGGTTCCTGTCCGGGATCACTGGCGCGCTCAGGTGAGAGCTGGTTTCAAATCTGTCAGGCTATTCTTACTTGAATAAGTTTATTCTTGTTTGACGGCAACGTAGCTTAGCCGATAATGAAGCTGCTTCTGATGTTTGGGCGGTgcgaatcccgcccagggcaaacattTGTGTGATCAACACTTGTGTTTTCCTTGTGTATGGTTGTCATATATATATTCAACTACcatttcccgcgagctttcAACGAGACAAGATTcaagatatatttatttgcgacaatcatcattatcatcatcattggctCTTTATCATCCACTATACCGTATAGGCTTCCTTTTGATAATATGGAACATCAAATATAAGTCATAACAGCCGAGAAGACTATTCCCAGCAACATGACAACTACGACTGACTTACATTCCTCATCTCCGCAGAGGCAAGCCCGACGGCATCGAGACGTACGGCGTGGTGTTGACGGGGTCGTGGGCGGTGGCCGTATGCGCTGACGCGAGCCTGCGCGCCTGGCCGCTGGACGAGGGCGGGGCGCCCGCGGCCGTGTCGCCGCCGCTCGCCGCGCAGCCCCGGCCGAGGCCGCCACGTGAGTGAAATGAACGCTAATGTATAAAACTTGTCAAGTCGCGTCAAGTCGCATCAAGTGCAAGTGCCGTCAATCAAATTTTTTGTCAAGTATGGTCAAGCCCGTAGATATATTGACGGGACTTGTCAAGTTAACGCTGTAAACGATCAATATTCACTTCAAGCACGTAGACTTGTCAAGTCGACTTGATCGTCTCGGGGACCCATAAGTCTTCAGCCGGTGGGACGTGAAGGCGAAATTTAATGAACTTTTGCATATTTTACCCGGGTTAACCAGCGATTACCAATTAATCTGGGGTCCAGATTAGGGAGTTATATCCTACTCCTACTGTAGTTCATGCTGTTAAAACCAATCCtaaactattattttattgcacaatttacactAACATACTTGTCTGCatcacgtcggggtcaccacgTTAGAGGAGAGTATCAAATTATCCAGAAGGCAGTAAGTTTTATTGAACATTTTTCATCATTTTTCATCGCTTCATTTTTGTCGCGTGTTTAGGCACACGATTGTCAGGGACACATAAACAGTACATAGTGGATAGAATGAGTTCGCTGATGAATGTATGTAAGGGAATGTTAGAGAGAAGTATGAAAGTGAGTGCTatatgttaaattattattttaacgatttgggttttgtgttcctgttatgttacaatgtgtgtgtgtaaataaaaataaataaataaatagtatacaATACTGTTGTTCACTACAACATAACCTCTGTTCCCCAGCCCACGGCCACATGCTCCAGAAGGCCACGGCTCCGGACGGCGGCGTGGTCCTGGTGGCGTACCTGTCGTTCCCTGACGAGAGCGAGTTCGTCGTCATGAGGATGCATGACAATGGTGCCGGCGCTCTCAAGTTCGCACAAGTGTGCAGGATTTACGGGCCTCAGGTAAACAACAAtagtaatttaaaacaaatacgTATGTATATTCTCAAGCCGAAACTCGAATTTAAAACCTAAACTGTAACAGTCAGCGAtactatactctgtccattatattattggttttttgacattcgaaatcccatacatatttgatgactgcaaaggaaaactaactttacttaccagacataaggaaacgtctaaaatacaataacatagtggaagctctataatgGTTAAAATACGTTTGTTtgaattgatttttttttctaagtaATCTAAATTCTATAACATGTATTGTGTATTTACAGTTGGATCTCCTGGACTACTCGGTGGGCTATGGCGAGGGCACCAACGTTATTTGGGCGCTGTGGAGCCAACCGGATGGGGAAACTATCATCACAAGTGAGTTATGTTCCGTGCTTGTCATTCTACAGTCATTCGGTTGTTTATTTGATATCTTCCACTACACTGCATGTGTAGGGGATAATAATTGCAGGACTTGAAAGTTAGGCTGCCTTTCCATTGAAGCGGAGGTGATTAAGACCGATGCAAACGAGCGCGTGAATTCAAAACTAGGTTTTCCATAGATGTATTGCTGACGCGCCATGCCCGAACCTTCCCCGTAGAGCGCGACAGGGACAGCTACAGCTAGGGCCTAAAATACTTAGGAAAATTACACAAAATCGACGTTTCGTAGTCCCCTGTTTTCTCCTCCAATACTCCATCGCTTTAATTACTTCTTTCATTATGAATTAGAAAAAAGTATAAGCTAGGtgcctgttttttttttcatttttaatataatgtcgtaaaatttgttttatgGAAGAAGAAACACAGCGGAAAATCTGTCCCATTTTCTTGGTTTTTAAAGGTTCATatctttttttgtaattaatattAGACAAAAAGGTCACGATAgactaaatataattaaatataatataaaaaaaactcattgcTCTAGTGGCATTATCCAGGGAGGGAACAGGGGACAACGTTTGTATGAAGAAACTGTCGTTTGCATTCCTTTTAATAAAGCTGTGAGCAAAAATCCTCCAATAGAATTTCACGAACGAAGTTTATATATTCGATCCGCTGCCTTATCCCGCTTTGATAGACAGTAGCAAACATAAGGCTTTGTTAAAAGCAGAATGGGCATTTTGGTATACAGAGATCAgatattactttttaaattgGGTATATTATCCCAATCAATAGTTACTATGGAAGTCTCCTCAAAATAGTTGTCCGTTCGGAGATATAGCCATCCAAACATGTGTTATTTGTATAGGGATTTTAGAAGACTTACCACTGCTTACCACAATACggtgtttttgttttactttttcaactttatttatgatattatcgcaataaaacacaataacCATGCATTGAAACCAGTAGATTTAAGTGCGACGTGATCTGACGTGATTGGTTTTATTTACCCATATCTATACATACATGActcattattatacatacatttttgcCCAACCTCTTTTATACAATTTATCTGTCCCCCGCAGGCAGTGCCCTAAACGCGTCAGTATCGTGGCGCTCTGTGGCGCCGcgcgagccgccgccgccgctgccgcagCTGCACTCGGCGCAGGCGTACCGCGACCGCCTGCTCGCCGTCGGCCTGTTCCCGCCGCCCGTCGTGTGGAAGGCACTCTCTGTACGTACACTGTATACTGTTGTTGTATACAAGAAATATAGTGTCTTGCGTTTAGAGCGTGGTGCGGTGGACTGGCTTTTAGATACGCATAAACGCTGAAATATGTACATTGAGGCAATTTATTGTTGCTATTCCTGTGTTAATCACACCTTTTTTTCTCCCACCCAGATATACCGGCGCACGTGGGGCGGCGGAGACTCGGCCACGGCGGGGGAGCTCGGCGAGTGCGCGCTGGGCGCGGTGCAGGCGCGGCTGAGGCACCTGGCCGCGCGCTCCCCGCCCGCGCACCACGCGACCCTCATGCACAAGTGAGTGTTGTTGTCAGATGTACCGGCGCACGAGAGTTAGCgaccggtgataattggtatcaacttagagacttataaaccgaaaacaccaaaaatcttagtgaaagaaatatgcaagaagcctaacaatatatacttacattcaacataaacgtttgtgaaatcagataagtcagtaaaaagttgtTAATTAATGATGCTTtaagttgtcagccattttataccaaccaaccccactcggagatacataatacgggggctgGTCGCGCGCTCCCCGCCCGCGCACCACGTGACCCTCATAcacaagtaaataaataaacgttaTGGGTGACGGACAGCTGGATATttaacatgaattttcatcg
The sequence above is a segment of the Plutella xylostella chromosome 29, ilPluXylo3.1, whole genome shotgun sequence genome. Coding sequences within it:
- the LOC105381684 gene encoding DNA-directed RNA polymerase III subunit RPC8; this translates as MFVLAEMKDVIRIEPEYFHQSLTESITTLLNRKLANKVVLNVGLCIALFDITHIGDSHIFPGDGSSHTEVKFRYIVFRPFVEEILIGKIRSCSREGVHVTLGFFDDILIPVNALQHPSRFDETDQAWVWEYPKEDGETHDLFMDSGESIRFRVTSEAFEECLPSGPPGSECAVQSVAPYKLIGGINEPGLGLLPWWETPEQDDEEEPSNDEQENTE